A window of Streptomyces sp. DG1A-41 contains these coding sequences:
- a CDS encoding maleylpyruvate isomerase family mycothiol-dependent enzyme: protein MGHDQVLEAFQLECAALGDAVAGLSEAEWNLPTRCTPWTVRDLLGHVCVVIDWLPAMLDAPEPGEAEISAVEYYRPDDRFSPQTNAKRTALAQDRAARPADGAAFAEDFAATWRRVDRLCQDQPGGRTVRTRHGDAMLLSEFVLTRVVEVAVHGLDLADALGREAWLTPAAGDAVAELLLGAEHAPAADKLEWSRSRFLRKATGRESLTEAEAAQVERLGIHWLALG, encoded by the coding sequence GTGGGTCACGACCAGGTTCTCGAAGCGTTTCAGCTGGAATGCGCAGCCCTCGGCGACGCCGTGGCCGGACTGTCCGAGGCCGAGTGGAACCTCCCGACACGCTGCACTCCCTGGACCGTACGCGACCTACTCGGGCACGTATGCGTGGTGATCGACTGGCTTCCGGCCATGCTGGACGCGCCGGAACCCGGCGAGGCGGAGATCTCCGCGGTGGAGTACTACCGCCCGGACGACCGCTTCTCACCCCAGACCAACGCCAAGCGGACCGCCCTGGCCCAGGACCGTGCGGCGAGGCCGGCCGACGGCGCCGCCTTCGCCGAGGACTTCGCCGCGACGTGGCGGCGGGTCGACCGGCTCTGCCAGGACCAACCCGGCGGTCGGACCGTGCGGACACGGCATGGCGACGCCATGCTCCTGTCGGAATTCGTCCTCACCCGCGTCGTGGAAGTCGCCGTCCACGGCCTCGACCTGGCCGACGCACTCGGACGCGAAGCCTGGCTCACCCCGGCGGCCGGTGACGCCGTGGCAGAGCTGCTCCTGGGCGCGGAGCACGCCCCGGCGGCCGACAAGCTGGAGTGGAGCCGTTCCCGCTTCCTGCGCAAGGCCACCGGCCGGGAGTCGCTGACCGAGGCGGAGGCCGCACAGGTCGAACGGCTCGGCATCCACTGGCTCGCCCTGGGCTGA
- a CDS encoding helix-turn-helix domain containing protein, with product MNSEPPVTSDASEAVTPEALRKQYESGATVDELVATSGLSYGTVLNRLHDAGTEMRTSWQTRRMRQDPQARQRLATHLRTLYEQHGATLTELAAAAEGTRRAARRLLIEAGGSVRTTQQTMRMRAAARAADRQELALSLRARYEAGATVPDLAKECNYSVATVYRLLHQAGTRKRPKHNHGPARTPRKRS from the coding sequence ATGAACTCAGAGCCCCCAGTCACATCCGATGCGAGCGAGGCCGTGACGCCCGAGGCCCTGCGTAAGCAGTACGAGTCCGGTGCCACGGTCGACGAACTCGTCGCTACGAGTGGCCTGTCGTACGGCACGGTTCTCAACCGGCTGCACGATGCCGGGACCGAGATGCGCACATCGTGGCAGACCCGTCGAATGCGCCAGGACCCTCAGGCACGCCAACGCCTCGCAACGCATCTTCGCACCTTGTACGAGCAGCACGGCGCCACCCTCACCGAACTCGCTGCGGCTGCGGAAGGGACGAGGCGTGCCGCCCGGCGTCTGCTGATCGAGGCCGGCGGCAGCGTGCGCACAACGCAGCAGACGATGCGGATGCGCGCCGCAGCTCGGGCTGCTGACCGGCAGGAGCTCGCGCTGTCCCTGCGAGCGCGCTATGAGGCTGGCGCCACGGTCCCGGACCTCGCCAAGGAGTGCAACTACTCGGTCGCCACCGTGTACCGGCTCCTGCACCAGGCGGGCACCCGCAAGCGGCCCAAGCACAACCACGGCCCGGCCCGCACCCCGAGGAAGAGGTCATGA
- a CDS encoding UPF0158 family protein produces the protein MAEGWDEDGLRALRGALHIQDWVALLAALQRGTVREVLQLAGDGVAGAAARGLPGAAEMAASFIGELQKRGFRGDEELAHQLRTAMGDAAIPLLRPLAVDLEMLAMLLEGDLAETGGRIDLSTGECWPTFTDELEPGSGVEEADDPERWLYVPALGSRAGYRDMELFIDGLGDVALADRLRIAITGRGAFRRFKDVLARDERAWRRYHRLSDERQRGRARAWLVEEGYCPSSSCSASSR, from the coding sequence GTGGCCGAGGGATGGGACGAGGACGGGCTGCGAGCCCTGCGAGGCGCGCTCCACATTCAGGACTGGGTGGCGCTGCTTGCCGCGTTGCAGCGTGGAACCGTGCGTGAGGTGCTGCAGCTGGCCGGCGATGGTGTGGCCGGGGCCGCGGCGCGTGGCCTGCCGGGGGCTGCGGAGATGGCGGCCTCGTTTATCGGCGAACTCCAAAAGCGCGGCTTCCGGGGCGACGAGGAACTGGCGCACCAGTTGCGAACGGCCATGGGAGATGCGGCGATCCCCCTCCTGCGCCCGCTCGCGGTCGATCTGGAGATGCTGGCCATGCTGCTGGAGGGCGACCTGGCTGAGACGGGTGGCCGGATCGATCTGTCCACCGGGGAGTGCTGGCCGACGTTCACCGACGAGTTGGAGCCTGGGTCCGGGGTCGAGGAGGCGGATGATCCCGAGCGATGGCTGTACGTGCCGGCTCTGGGTTCCCGGGCCGGCTACCGGGACATGGAGTTGTTCATCGACGGGCTCGGCGACGTCGCCCTCGCCGACCGGCTGCGGATCGCCATCACCGGGCGGGGCGCCTTCCGACGCTTCAAGGACGTCCTCGCCCGGGACGAGCGCGCCTGGCGCCGGTACCACCGGCTCAGCGATGAGCGACAGCGCGGCCGGGCCCGCGCCTGGCTGGTGGAGGAGGGCTATTGCCCGTCCTCGTCATGCAGCGCATCCTCGCGCTGA
- a CDS encoding MFS transporter, translating into MKVTDLSGPARTLAVVQLISRTGDGAYYVTSALFFTQIVGLSPAQLGLGLTIAWSVALVIGVPLGHVTDRRGARETAIFFYGCAALAVGSYVFIRSFPLFLLAATLYAIGQRCGSAAQQALLAGVVPKDQITTVRAFLQAGYNAGLAIGAALGGMVLFFDTREVYLLAFALDACGFLVASLVLMKVPPVAQTPAKAKGEKAQTVLKDRPYVVISLLNTILVLHGPLIDVALPLWIVMHTESPKWIVAAMFVLNTLAVVFFQVRVARRVTDMASAGRYVVRGGLLLGASCVVFAYSGSGGSTWSAVALLLTATAIQTLGEMMQSPATWEISFGLTPEGLARPVPGVLRIRPHRGGAHRPAGADRPARLLGIVRLDSARRTLRRGQFPHGSGRAVGSAPSGCREGNGRRSSVSSGADSQQPKWSDRAALAQVTARLAVSPPLVQAKDVRELRASLANVALGNKLVIQAGDCAEDPTERTVAHVRSKVALLNQLADRATDITGLHVTRVGRIAGQFAKPRSRPTELIDGRELPAFRGHMVNSPVPDPLLRQPQPRRMLEGNHAAREIMTHLNRDTQVWTSHEALLLDYELPLVRRDELGHQFLSSTHWPWIGNRTRSLEGPHVALLAQVVNPVACKIGPGIAENELLSLCERLDPDRVPGRLTLIARMGAGRATEKLTSLAKAARVAEHPVIWLIDPLHGNTVNTPGALKTRLIQHVISEVWQATEAIRDAGGVVGGLHIETTPDQVTECVYDSEQFDLVGERYTTYCDPRLNPGQALLVVSEWARCAASRRHQ; encoded by the coding sequence ATGAAAGTGACCGACCTGAGTGGTCCGGCCCGCACCCTCGCCGTGGTTCAGCTGATCAGCAGAACCGGCGACGGCGCATATTACGTGACGTCGGCACTGTTCTTCACGCAAATCGTCGGGCTGTCACCGGCCCAGCTCGGTCTCGGACTGACCATCGCCTGGTCCGTGGCGTTGGTGATCGGTGTACCGCTCGGACACGTCACGGACCGCCGTGGCGCGCGGGAGACCGCGATCTTCTTCTACGGCTGTGCCGCCCTGGCCGTCGGCTCCTACGTCTTCATTCGCTCCTTCCCGCTGTTCCTGCTGGCGGCCACGCTGTACGCCATCGGGCAGCGCTGCGGCTCAGCGGCTCAACAGGCGCTGCTGGCCGGGGTCGTGCCCAAGGACCAGATCACCACGGTGCGCGCCTTTCTCCAGGCCGGATACAACGCCGGCCTGGCGATCGGGGCCGCGCTGGGCGGCATGGTGCTGTTCTTCGACACGCGAGAGGTGTACCTCCTCGCGTTCGCCCTTGACGCGTGTGGATTCCTGGTGGCATCACTGGTGCTGATGAAGGTGCCGCCCGTCGCCCAGACTCCGGCCAAGGCAAAGGGCGAGAAGGCCCAGACGGTGCTGAAGGACCGCCCTTACGTTGTCATCAGTCTGCTGAACACGATCCTGGTACTGCACGGCCCGCTGATCGACGTGGCGTTGCCCCTGTGGATCGTCATGCACACCGAGTCTCCCAAGTGGATCGTGGCGGCCATGTTCGTCCTCAACACCCTGGCGGTCGTCTTCTTCCAGGTACGCGTCGCGCGCCGGGTCACCGACATGGCAAGTGCGGGGCGGTACGTGGTGCGGGGCGGCCTGCTGCTCGGCGCGAGCTGTGTGGTCTTCGCCTACTCCGGGAGTGGCGGCTCGACGTGGTCCGCGGTGGCGCTGCTCCTGACCGCCACCGCGATTCAGACCCTCGGCGAGATGATGCAGTCGCCCGCCACGTGGGAGATCAGCTTCGGTCTCACGCCCGAGGGCCTGGCACGGCCAGTACCAGGCGTTCTTCGGATCCGGCCTCACCGTGGCGGAGCTCATCGGCCCGCTGGTGCTGACCGGCCTGCTCGTCTACTGGGGATCGTTCGGCTGGATTCTGCTCGGCGCACTCTTCGTCGCGGCCAGTTTCCTCATGGTTCCGGCCGTGCGGTGGGGAGTGCTCCGTCTGGATGCCGCGAAGGTAACGGCAGGAGAAGCTCAGTGAGCTCTGGAGCCGACTCTCAGCAGCCGAAGTGGTCCGATCGGGCGGCCCTCGCCCAGGTGACCGCCCGGCTGGCGGTCAGTCCTCCTCTGGTGCAGGCGAAAGACGTACGAGAATTACGGGCTTCCCTCGCGAACGTAGCCTTAGGCAACAAACTGGTGATACAGGCGGGCGACTGTGCCGAGGACCCGACGGAGCGGACAGTCGCACATGTGCGCAGTAAGGTGGCGCTGCTCAATCAACTCGCCGATCGCGCCACGGACATCACGGGACTTCATGTCACCCGTGTGGGTCGCATAGCCGGACAGTTCGCCAAGCCGCGATCCCGGCCGACCGAGTTGATCGATGGTCGGGAACTGCCCGCGTTCCGCGGGCACATGGTGAACAGTCCCGTACCGGATCCGCTGCTTCGACAACCGCAGCCGCGACGCATGCTGGAGGGTAACCACGCAGCGCGCGAAATCATGACCCATCTGAACCGGGACACTCAGGTGTGGACGAGCCATGAAGCGTTGTTGCTCGATTACGAACTACCGTTGGTACGGCGCGATGAGCTGGGCCATCAGTTCCTCAGCTCGACCCACTGGCCATGGATCGGCAACCGGACCCGCAGCCTCGAGGGCCCTCATGTCGCGCTGCTCGCGCAGGTTGTCAATCCGGTGGCATGCAAGATCGGCCCTGGGATCGCCGAGAACGAACTGCTGTCCCTGTGCGAGCGTCTGGATCCTGATCGCGTGCCCGGCCGACTGACCCTTATCGCGCGTATGGGCGCAGGCCGAGCCACGGAGAAGCTGACGAGCCTGGCCAAGGCGGCTCGTGTCGCCGAGCACCCGGTGATTTGGTTGATAGACCCCTTGCACGGAAACACGGTGAATACCCCCGGCGCCCTGAAGACCCGGTTGATACAACATGTCATCTCGGAAGTGTGGCAGGCGACGGAGGCCATCCGCGACGCCGGTGGAGTGGTCGGTGGTCTGCATATAGAAACCACTCCGGATCAGGTCACCGAGTGCGTATACGATTCGGAGCAATTTGATCTGGTGGGAGAGCGGTACACGACATACTGCGACCCTCGGCTGAACCCCGGCCAAGCGCTGTTGGTGGTATCCGAGTGGGCAAGGTGTGCGGCCAGCCGGCGGCATCAATAG
- a CDS encoding condensation domain-containing protein — MIRQVSAPQQEALWWIQQRSSHKDLYNLTWRMSVGRLDVPALERSWQAMVDRYEVLRTALVHEDGAVWQDIHAQVPAALNVLKWPQEAQDAVAPGHDLLDGLAKHLHKTRFELSVPPLARLSLVTVGQCDELLLTAHHSMLDGWSMQRVVRELAEVYHAELADPGSAHIAEPPVQFADYAVRARKAESDGSWQEGTDYWVRTLSGVESATVKPDRVRPQQVPGTPGAVVRHSLSSKASEGVAALTDRGGMTPFACYLAALYTVLGLGGVHGRLAVGVGVANRLTERDAACVGYLTNVVVAMGELFEGDTLDDVVARARDDFWDSLPHQRVPFSLVHNALSVEDRNRLGATPSVLLTYHGKIGAGVLLGERETELKASPNSSAVNHITLGIFEEPEATVIEAGYDTSRFDESTVRALLSDLEQVLEAGVRAEVPISTLHVRTRSTTAQLATRADAVDTVRSSSIAEAEAEGGEGLRGSVRDIWCETLGLTQAEPESDFFADGGHSLRVFVLFAKVQEAAGCQIDMMDWLDTPTLGKLIQLTERSVATEQPIEHSVLLRQGERGGPHLHLIHPAGGADQTTYKDLTSALPEGWRVTMSPDGDQETLEELADHHRENADAGRTPDVLGGWSLGGLISYVMAVRMRADGVTPPPLLLIDPPAPDGSAANEAHSELDAFIYTILRAVDAPALMPTELLLSPGDTEHGLSVLEALVNASGSAMSIDVLRERFDAIRRHWTAVGEYVSDEPVDVPSVLVAAELPEEAVAHWKSLLGPGMVLVKVDADHFAAVKDPFAARIAEAVVALLKGRVD; from the coding sequence ATGATCCGCCAGGTCTCAGCACCGCAGCAGGAAGCGCTGTGGTGGATCCAGCAGCGGTCATCTCACAAGGATCTTTACAACCTGACGTGGCGGATGTCCGTCGGCCGTCTGGACGTGCCGGCACTCGAACGATCCTGGCAGGCCATGGTGGACCGGTACGAGGTCCTTCGAACAGCGCTTGTTCACGAGGACGGTGCGGTCTGGCAGGACATCCACGCACAGGTGCCGGCCGCCCTCAACGTGCTGAAATGGCCACAAGAAGCCCAGGACGCGGTGGCGCCCGGGCATGATCTGCTGGACGGACTAGCCAAACACCTGCACAAAACGCGGTTTGAATTGAGCGTACCCCCGCTCGCCCGCCTCTCTCTGGTCACCGTAGGGCAGTGCGACGAGTTGTTGTTGACCGCGCACCACTCGATGCTAGACGGCTGGTCGATGCAGCGAGTGGTCCGTGAACTGGCCGAGGTCTATCACGCCGAACTGGCTGACCCCGGAAGCGCGCATATCGCCGAACCTCCGGTGCAGTTCGCCGACTATGCGGTGAGGGCCAGAAAGGCCGAATCCGACGGTAGTTGGCAGGAGGGTACGGACTACTGGGTGCGCACTCTGTCCGGTGTCGAGAGCGCCACGGTGAAACCTGACCGTGTGCGGCCACAGCAGGTTCCCGGCACGCCGGGCGCCGTGGTGCGTCATTCGCTCAGCTCTAAGGCGTCCGAGGGCGTGGCCGCGTTGACCGACCGCGGCGGCATGACCCCGTTCGCCTGCTATCTGGCCGCGTTGTACACCGTGCTCGGACTCGGCGGCGTCCACGGGCGGTTGGCCGTAGGGGTCGGGGTGGCCAATCGACTCACTGAGCGCGACGCCGCTTGTGTCGGATATCTGACCAATGTCGTTGTCGCCATGGGGGAGTTGTTCGAGGGCGACACTCTGGATGATGTGGTCGCAAGGGCGCGCGACGATTTCTGGGACAGCCTGCCCCACCAGCGGGTCCCGTTCTCATTGGTGCACAATGCGCTGTCCGTCGAGGACAGGAACCGCCTGGGTGCGACTCCGAGTGTGCTGCTGACGTATCACGGGAAAATCGGTGCCGGTGTCCTGCTCGGCGAGCGGGAGACCGAACTGAAGGCGAGCCCCAATTCAAGTGCTGTCAACCACATCACGCTGGGTATCTTCGAAGAACCCGAAGCGACGGTGATCGAGGCGGGGTACGACACCAGCCGCTTCGATGAATCCACTGTGCGCGCCCTGCTTTCGGATCTCGAACAGGTACTGGAGGCGGGAGTACGAGCCGAGGTGCCGATCAGTACCCTGCACGTCCGAACGCGCTCCACCACGGCCCAGCTGGCCACGCGAGCCGATGCCGTCGACACGGTGCGGAGTTCTTCGATCGCTGAGGCAGAGGCGGAAGGCGGCGAAGGCCTGCGAGGGTCGGTACGCGACATCTGGTGCGAGACGTTGGGGCTGACTCAGGCGGAGCCGGAGAGTGACTTCTTCGCGGACGGCGGGCATTCCCTGCGAGTGTTCGTCCTCTTCGCGAAGGTCCAGGAGGCCGCAGGCTGCCAGATAGACATGATGGACTGGCTCGACACCCCCACCCTGGGCAAGCTGATCCAACTCACAGAGCGGTCAGTCGCGACCGAGCAGCCGATTGAGCACAGCGTGCTGCTGAGACAGGGCGAGCGGGGTGGGCCACACCTACACCTCATTCATCCGGCAGGTGGTGCCGACCAGACCACCTACAAGGATCTGACGAGTGCGCTGCCGGAGGGATGGCGGGTAACCATGTCCCCTGACGGGGATCAGGAAACCCTTGAGGAGCTGGCGGACCACCACCGGGAGAATGCCGACGCCGGCCGGACGCCGGACGTGTTGGGCGGTTGGTCGCTTGGTGGCCTGATCAGCTACGTCATGGCCGTACGGATGCGCGCGGACGGCGTCACGCCGCCCCCGCTGTTGCTCATCGACCCGCCCGCCCCGGACGGCAGTGCGGCGAACGAAGCGCACAGCGAGCTTGACGCGTTCATTTACACCATCCTGCGTGCCGTGGACGCGCCAGCGCTGATGCCGACCGAGTTGCTGCTGTCGCCCGGCGACACCGAGCACGGCCTGAGCGTGCTGGAGGCACTGGTGAATGCCTCGGGTTCCGCGATGTCGATCGACGTTCTGCGGGAGCGCTTCGACGCGATCCGCAGGCACTGGACGGCCGTGGGTGAGTACGTCTCCGACGAACCGGTCGACGTTCCGTCGGTCCTGGTGGCCGCCGAGCTGCCCGAAGAGGCTGTCGCCCACTGGAAATCCCTACTCGGCCCCGGCATGGTGCTGGTCAAGGTGGATGCCGACCACTTCGCGGCGGTCAAGGATCCCTTCGCGGCGCGGATTGCTGAGGCGGTCGTGGCGTTGCTGAAGGGCAGAGTTGACTGA
- a CDS encoding ParA family protein, producing the protein MSENTRIKTLAAATALEWDAFVIVVGMLKGGTGKTTSAWFIALYYAVVLDLPTLLLDADATSQSAYDWFKVAQAQGFEIPENLVVERYPFDDIAEYIRTKRAEFGAIVVDAGGGSARIFHEAVTEANLLLVPVAPTKIERRKLVATFDEAERAAARNDRDVTAHVVLVKADDRISLPRTAKDKLRQPAQGEGIGPDRDEPFPLAETTIHSWVHYMEAFGEIPTELSEYAELMKELTA; encoded by the coding sequence GTGAGTGAGAACACTCGTATCAAGACCCTGGCGGCGGCCACAGCCCTCGAATGGGACGCCTTCGTGATCGTCGTCGGCATGCTCAAGGGCGGCACCGGCAAGACCACCTCGGCCTGGTTCATCGCCCTCTACTACGCCGTCGTCCTCGACCTGCCGACGCTGCTTCTGGACGCCGACGCCACCAGCCAGTCCGCCTACGACTGGTTCAAGGTCGCCCAGGCCCAGGGCTTCGAAATCCCCGAGAACCTGGTGGTCGAGCGGTACCCGTTCGACGACATCGCCGAGTACATCCGTACCAAGCGCGCCGAGTTCGGCGCGATCGTGGTCGACGCCGGCGGCGGCAGCGCCCGCATCTTCCACGAGGCTGTCACCGAGGCGAACCTGCTGCTCGTCCCGGTCGCCCCCACCAAAATCGAGCGCCGCAAGCTCGTCGCCACCTTCGACGAGGCCGAGCGCGCCGCCGCCCGCAACGACCGCGACGTCACCGCCCACGTGGTCCTCGTCAAGGCCGACGACCGCATCAGCCTGCCCCGCACCGCAAAGGACAAGCTGCGTCAGCCCGCCCAGGGCGAGGGCATCGGCCCGGACCGCGACGAACCCTTCCCGCTTGCCGAGACGACCATCCACTCCTGGGTGCACTACATGGAGGCCTTCGGCGAGATCCCCACCGAGCTGAGCGAGTACGCCGAACTGATGAAGGAGCTCACCGCATGA